AAGGTGCTTCTTCCGGGATACGGCGTGATCGCCGCCGGCTGTGTTCTGGAAAATTTCATCCTGCGGACGGATTTCTTTTTATTGGGCTCCCTGATGGGCTTTTTGTGGTTGGCCGTGGGCTTGGCTGGCCTGTTTTTCGCCGCGCGCGAGCTGAAGAAGAGCGAAGGATTCATGCTGGTTGAATCTGGTCCGTTCGCTTTTTCGCGCAATCCGGCCATGGTCGCGCATTTTTTGGCCGTCATGCCGGGATTGAGTCTGCTGTTGAATACCAATCTGGGTATTTTGGGCATCGTCGTCTCGGTGGTGCTCTTTTACAAGCACATTGGTGACGAGGAGATGGAGCTGGAAGACCGCTTCGGCGAAGTCTATCTGGCCTACAAGGAGCGGGTCGGTCGCTTCCTGCCCTGTCATTTGCTGGGCATCAGCTAGAAGCGCGATGCACGATGGCTGTCCGGCGGCTGCAAGCCGCCTTTTTTTTGTCCAAATCCAGCCAAATTATTCTTGACTTTCCAGGTGTTCATCTCGAAGAAAAAGCGCTTGCTGAGAGGTGCCATGGCGCCCCGGCAGTAACCCATGCCAGGAGGGGCCATGACCGATTCCCCCATAACCGCGCTCCGCCCCACCTCGCCCGTGGTGCGTCTTGAGGGCGTGACCAAGGCCTATGACGGCCAATTCGCCCTGCGCGATGTCTCCCTGGACGTGCATCGGGGAGAATTCCTGACGATTCTTGGCCCATCGGGCTGCGGAAAAACCACCATTCTTCGCCTTGTCGCCGGTTTTGAAGCCGCGACATCGGGACGTATTTCCATCGACGACCAGGACGTGGGCGCTCTTCCTCCGGAACATCGCAACGTCAACACCGTGTTTCAGAGCTACGCGCTGTTTCCGCACATGAACGTGTTCGAGAACGTGGCCTTTGGGTTGCGCATGAAAAAGCGCCCCAAGGATGAAATCAGCCGCGAGGTCAGCGAGGCCCTGCGGCTGGTCCAGCTGGAAGGTTTCGAGACGCGCATGGTCGGCCGTCTGTCCGGAGGCCAGCAGCAACGCGTCGCCATTGCCCGGGCCATTGTCAATCGTCCCCTGGTCCTGCTTTTGGACGAGCCGCTTTCGGCCCTGGATTACCGGTTGCGCAAGCGGATGCAGCTCGATCTCAAGCATCTGCAACGCAAACTGGGCATCACGTTTGTCTTGGTCACCCACGATCAGGAGGAAGCCTTTTCCATGTCCGATCGGGTCGTGGTCATGAACAATGGCCATATCGAACAAATCGGCACCCCGGCCGGTATCTATGAAGAGCCCTGCAATTTGTACGTGGCCAGATTCGTTGGGGAAATCAACATCCTGGAAGCGGAGGTGGTCGAGCAGAGCCAGGGCCGTGCCCGGGTTCGGGCCCAGGGGCTGGACGTGTTCATGCGGACCAAGCACGAATTCGCGCCCGGGGACAAGGTCCATGTTTTGTTACGGCCCGAGGATCTGCGCGTCGAAACCCTGAAGGACCTGGCCGAGGACCCGGAACTCGAAGACAGTTTCGCGCGGGACAGATCCCTGATCGGCACGGTCGAGGAGACCATTTACAAGGGGGCGACGTATGACGTGGCCGTGCGGCTGGATAACGGCACCCTGGTCATGGCCACGGAATTTTTCAACGAGGACGACGAGACCGTGTATTTCCGGGCTGGCGACCGCGTCGCCGTGAGCTGGGTCGAAGGCTGGGAAGTGGTGCTACCCCATGCGGACTAACGGATTTTTTAAATCCGCGGTCATCGTCGGCACCATCACCTGGATGGCAGTCTTTGCCTTCGTGCCCAATGTGTTGGTATTCTTGGCGAGTTTTTGCTCCACCACGACGGACCAATTCATCGTTCCCGGACTGTCCCTGGTCAATTACGAACATCTCATGGACCGGGCCCACCTGGGTATCCTGCTGTCTTCCCTGCATCTGTCCGGCTTGGTCACCCTGATCTGCCTCCTGACCGCGTATCCCTTCGCCGCCATACTGGCCCGGGCCCGCCAACCCTGGCGGAATTATCTGCTGATTCTCGTGGTCATCCCGTTTTGGACCAATTCCCTGGTGCGGACCTACGCCATGACGGCCATGCTCAACACCAGCGGCATCATCAACACGGTCTTGCTGACCCTTGGAATCATCCGCGAACCGCTGGCCATGATGTACACACCGGGTGCCGTGGTCCTCGGGCTGGTCTACACCCTGCTTCCATTCATGGTTCTTCCGCTGTACGCGGCCCTGGAGCGGCTTGACCCGCGGTATATCGAGGCCGCCCGCGATTTGGGTGCCTCGCCCGTCAAGACATTCTGGCGGGTGGTCGTGCCGTTGACCATGCCCGGCATCGTGTCCGGGTGCATGCTCGTCTTTTTGCCGGGCATAGGCATGTTCTACGTGTCCGACGTCCTCGGCGGGGCCAAGGCCATGCTTCTTGGCAATTTTATCCGCGACCAGTTCCTGACCACGCGAAATTGGCCCCTGGGCGCGGCCGCCAGCGTGACCCTGACCGCGCTCATGGGGATCATGCTGGTGCTCTATTGGAAAAGCTCGGCCCGATTGAATTCCGGAGGGCAGTCATGAACCGCTGGTTTCGCGTGCTCTATTGCGGTCTGGTGTACGGTTTTTTGTACCTCCCGCTGGGAGTGATGGTTGTCTATTCTTTCAACGCGTCGCGATTTTCCATGGCCTGGAAAGGGGCAACCCTGGGCTGGTACGGCAAGCTGTTCAGCAATATCGGTCTGATGCAGGCCGCCCTGCATTCCCTGTTCATCGCCGTCGTGGCCGCGACCGTGTCCAGCATCTTGGGGACGCTGATCGCCATGGCCCTGCACCGGTGGCGTTTTCCGTCGCGCAAGGTCATTCATTCCTCGCTTTTCGTCATGATGATGTCGCCGGACATTGTCATCGGTATCGCGCTGCTGGTTTTGTTCATGGCCCTGTCGCTGCCCTTGGGTTTCTGGACCCTGCTCATGGCCCACGTGACCTTGTGCGTGCCCTTCGTGGCCATCACGGTCCACGGGCGGCTGCTTGGCTTTGACCAGCATGTGGTCGAGGCCGCGCGCGACCTTGGGGCCGGCGAGTACGAGGTTTTCCGGCATGTCGTGCTGCCCATGGTGTTCCCCGCGGTCATGGCCGG
The genomic region above belongs to Deltaproteobacteria bacterium and contains:
- a CDS encoding isoprenylcysteine carboxylmethyltransferase family protein, whose protein sequence is MVLSRFIVDTIMHTFSTDKEISMNAKSLESKVLLPGYGVIAAGCVLENFILRTDFFLLGSLMGFLWLAVGLAGLFFAARELKKSEGFMLVESGPFAFSRNPAMVAHFLAVMPGLSLLLNTNLGILGIVVSVVLFYKHIGDEEMELEDRFGEVYLAYKERVGRFLPCHLLGIS
- the potA gene encoding spermidine/putrescine ABC transporter ATP-binding protein PotA — encoded protein: MTDSPITALRPTSPVVRLEGVTKAYDGQFALRDVSLDVHRGEFLTILGPSGCGKTTILRLVAGFEAATSGRISIDDQDVGALPPEHRNVNTVFQSYALFPHMNVFENVAFGLRMKKRPKDEISREVSEALRLVQLEGFETRMVGRLSGGQQQRVAIARAIVNRPLVLLLDEPLSALDYRLRKRMQLDLKHLQRKLGITFVLVTHDQEEAFSMSDRVVVMNNGHIEQIGTPAGIYEEPCNLYVARFVGEINILEAEVVEQSQGRARVRAQGLDVFMRTKHEFAPGDKVHVLLRPEDLRVETLKDLAEDPELEDSFARDRSLIGTVEETIYKGATYDVAVRLDNGTLVMATEFFNEDDETVYFRAGDRVAVSWVEGWEVVLPHAD
- the potB gene encoding spermidine/putrescine ABC transporter permease PotB, whose amino-acid sequence is MRTNGFFKSAVIVGTITWMAVFAFVPNVLVFLASFCSTTTDQFIVPGLSLVNYEHLMDRAHLGILLSSLHLSGLVTLICLLTAYPFAAILARARQPWRNYLLILVVIPFWTNSLVRTYAMTAMLNTSGIINTVLLTLGIIREPLAMMYTPGAVVLGLVYTLLPFMVLPLYAALERLDPRYIEAARDLGASPVKTFWRVVVPLTMPGIVSGCMLVFLPGIGMFYVSDVLGGAKAMLLGNFIRDQFLTTRNWPLGAAASVTLTALMGIMLVLYWKSSARLNSGGQS
- the potC gene encoding spermidine/putrescine ABC transporter permease PotC, producing MNRWFRVLYCGLVYGFLYLPLGVMVVYSFNASRFSMAWKGATLGWYGKLFSNIGLMQAALHSLFIAVVAATVSSILGTLIAMALHRWRFPSRKVIHSSLFVMMMSPDIVIGIALLVLFMALSLPLGFWTLLMAHVTLCVPFVAITVHGRLLGFDQHVVEAARDLGAGEYEVFRHVVLPMVFPAVMAGWFMSFTLSIDDVIISFFTTGPTFEVLPLRIYSMVRLGLKPEVNALCAIMILITAVTVFLSQRLLKEKA